atatttatttatatatatatatataagtaaatttagTACCATCATTGGACCAACAACGTTGTTTAAAAGGTGCCAAGAACATGcacaaaaaatagcattagGTGTCTAGAGAATGAAATTAAACTTCAtccttattataattttataaataaaacacaatggaaaaaaaatgaacatgagATTGAGAGACACTTGAacccttctttttaaaaaaaataaatagataaatgtATAGGatatttatgtttttctatttttgaagtTGGAGTTTTTATTAAAACAGTCTATTTGACAATTTTGATAAAGATGGAAATATAAGTTTTGAAGAGATAAGGATTAACGTGTATGTTGAATAAACCTCTAGgagatttttataattgttcCAATATTACAAATGTTCCCTTTGGCTTGTTagttccttaaaaaactctagggttttatttattttaacgcCCTAAATAGGCTTTACCTCTGTTTCCCTCTAAGAAACCTAGGTTTTGATGGACAACAGAAATAAATCTTAGTCTCATCTCATTCCCAACTAAGGAACTCGCCTGTACTCTTGAAGGCACTTGGTGAACCACAACCACTTCACGCCAAAATGCTACACCAACTGGGGGTATGGGGCAGTCTGAATATTACTTAATTCTATAAATAATCTGTTATAGTCTAAAAGGATCTAAAATCATTCATAAGATCACTCAAGTTTTATTTCACCTGCATTAACATTtacttcatattttattatattgtatcATCTAATATTTTAGGTTCGATCATCTTCAAACTTAAAGTGGCCACAATTCAGGAAGAAGAGTACAATCACGCAAACGCACAGAGACTCGCAAAAGTACATATGAgaaatcaaaccaaaccaaaaatccaaacaccccacCCCTTCTTTTCACctagaaaagaaaagcaaagcaaaCCCAAAATTACAATTATTATATGTGCTAAATAAGGAAGATAGAACTATCCTCagttttatacatacatacatacatacatacatatatatatatatattactaatttttttattagtaagttaCACCACATCTAGtaggtcttgaacccatgacctcacccttcACCTTGCTCTTGCAAAGGGAGGATATGTATTTCAAGCTAGGCCCACTGGCATTAATGCCTTAAATCTATCATGGtagtaaaaccaaaaaattttatattacgATACAGATAAATTTATCAGCGATCCAAAAATCAACCCCTGGTTTCACTTATGCGAGTGCATAGTGCCCCAAAAAATTTTAGGCCCTAATGGAGATgctattttgaattttctgtaAAATCAAGATATAGAAATTTAGAAGAACATCCACAGCTGAAAACTAGAAAGGCATAGCACAAATAAGTGAGTGAACCTCATTATATAAAGACACAGTGAATGGTAAGAAGTGAACCATATGTAAAGTCCAGGGAAAGTTTTACTCACATCCAGCTAAGTTCATGTAGGCTACAGCTCACTATAATTGCGCCATACCGCACGAAATTCTTCACGGAATGTATTCAAACGTGCTTTCAGATTAGGTGTTCTAAAACTTGCATGCAGGATAGTgactgagagaaagagagagagttaaccacaaaacacacaaaatgacaagaaaaaaACGTGTGAGATTTGCAGCATGAAACATACCAAGAAGCCCAATGGCCAGAGCCCATAGAACAGTTAAGAGACCACAAGAAACAAACCAGAGGATGAAACTCACTACAGAAAAAGGAGAAGGGAAAATgagtaaaaatttaaataactaaTATAAGTCATATAGTGAGATATGGTTTATGCTACTCTCAACATATacagaaaatattaaaatgaagcGTTCAAATCATAATTCATATACCAGTAGCGAATATAAAAACAAACACCCAACGAGGCCGGCCACAAATATATATTGCTCTTTTAGCTGATGGACGTCCACGAATAACAGGCCTGGCagtaaaaaattacaaattatttcaGCAACATCACTGGGCACATTGCAGGCACATAATAAACAGACACACTTACGTAAGAGGAGGCCTCATCTTCGCAGCTAAATGTGGAGAGAATTGTCTCACGGTTCTTGTTGCCTTCTCACTAAAAGTTCCCGCAAAGCTGCAACACAAACGCACAAAAGTACATACTACTTAGACATGCATGCAAAAGCAAGCacgaaaacacacacacacacacacacttttacATACAACGGCGTACCTATCGTTCAAGAAAGCAATGCTAAGTGCTGTCAAAAAAGCAGCTACAATAGCAAGTGGCCTCCGGATAAAACCCAATCCTACAATtcataattcaaatattaaaaggcgaagtgtacacacacacacacacacaagttcacatatttataatgaaaaatGAGGATTTTTGAAGCCCTTTTGTTCACTTACCGAGAATGACAGTGATCAAAATGAAGTAGTTGGTTCGGTAGCtgcaaatacaaattttcatattaaGATAAAACACTAATAAAACAAATACGGACGAATGCATTATCTGTCATCTAACAAAACCAAACCCCTCCACACAACCGAGCCTATCGTACATTCAAAGCCAATTTTTGTCACtcttttcacttttcagtaATCAAAAAACGCACAATTTACGATCATAGAAGATTATATAAAGCACTCAGAAGCTTCTTATTACTAAGTAACATACTATTTGTAAGGCAAAAATAGACTTCACTAAGCGTTATATAACTATTGGCCCTAATTCAGCTAGgtattattgaaattttataaaactatcaTGCATGCTTATCGGGACCtcagaaaacaaagaaattgaCGATTACGATCAAAACCTATTCAATTCACGCACAATGGAAAAAAATCAAGGCAGCGAGGTGATAGAGTTAAACAAAACTGAGATTgaatggaaagaaaatgatCATACTAGTAGAGATTGCATTTGAGGCGGCTACTCCATTTGGCGTAAGATCTGGGGATGGTGAATCGGGAGAAGAATTCGGAGAGAGGACGCGGCGGCGATGACCAGTCAACCTCGCGGAGAGCGTCGATCAGATCCTCCGCTGTGACGTTGCCCCAATCCATCGAGTCGATTCTGGTTCAGTGCAAAACCCTAGAATAGCAAAAACACGAAGCCAAACAAGTAGAGAGTCCTCCTGGGAAATGGAAAgttagagatagagagagcaagaaagGAATAGAGAGGGGTTTGGAAGATGTTTTGTGTATGTGATAAAGAAGAGGAAATGGGATATTTTCAGGAAGCGTCGAGGGAAGGAAATGGTTTTTCGTTTTTGTGAATTACATTGGTGAACACAACAACGGAAGTTTTTACTTTAAGACCGAGGGGAAAAGGAAAATGTGATGGGGGAGCCTgagggaaaattgaaaaaaagataATATGTTAGAAGAGGGATGTCTGAGCCCGGGTTCGAACCGGGGACCTCTAGTGTGTGAGACTAGCGTGATAACCGACTACACCACCCAGACGCTTTGTGTTCTGATTTCCCCTATAAGGCTTACTTGAAGAGTTGAAACTATGacttgtttttaataaaaattaattattcctgattatttttggataaattacataaaaagtCCACAATTTGTGCCAAATTATATTCTAAGTCtagtatttaattttgttaataaaactCCCAAATTTATATGATTGTTTCAATTTGAAGCATCtattcatctatatatatactattatttaagaggTTTTCCATGTATGAGATAACAACAAATTCTAATTTGCATGTGTTCAAAGGtcttttttcccataaaaaaaaaaggctctttttttaattaaaaaactatttgtatttttaaatacaaaatgacCATTTGAATATACACAAATTCTAAGGTAGAAGACCATACTTTCAAGTTTGAACACATAAAGAGAGTTAAGgaaaatcttttcaaaactatatataaactTGTGTAAAATAAAGACAAACATACAAAGGCAAAACTACAACGTTAGTTCCTGAAATTTACCCTATGAGCGTAATTGGTTCCTCAAGTTTCAAGTGAACATTGTGGCAACACAAAAAGTAGCACTAACGGAACTGACGAGTTTTGACACGTTACTTTTTTCTTgaacaatctattttaagagAATGGGATGCTAGGCCAACCTTTGAATACccactttaagaaaaataatggcAGGCATACTGATCTTAAGAGGGATATGAGTATATTCAATTGGGGAAAGCCTTGGAATGGCTAAGTATTCGTCCCCAGGTTTAGTCTAAGGATGTGGTTACAATGTAGTTGTCCTTCTTCTAACAAATTCTCTTCACCCAAAATTCCTCTCCTGATCCAGGTGCTTCTTTACTTTATATAGTTAGCCAAAAATGTATCTGGATTCTACATTTGGAGGGTTAGGATTTAGCTTTCTTGATACTTGTCACATCAAGGCCATGCTAGAAGGTTTCTACACTAAGGTATGAGCTGTATGGGCACTGTTCatggtcatttctccattaatgcagtcaACTAAGTAATTGCAGTGCATTTAATGCGGAGGGGATCGCTTCTTTGtccttcctctttcttctttttcttgctcAATGCCGAGTCACTCTTTTTCACCCTCAGTTTGCACTATGTTCCCTCTAGCTCTGACTCTTGACTTTCCTAGGTTGAATAGGCATCCTCGAAGCCCTCGCCGACTATGGCCTCTTTACCTCTGCATGAGTTAGGTGGGAACCTTATGAGGACATCTTGCCAATAATTCCTGAGGTCTAATTCCTCAGGAATGCCCTTACCTATCTTACCAATTGTTTTGGATCCTCGTCCCCCACAAGCATTATTAGTCCCTTAAGTATAAAAAATGAGCATTATTGGTCCTTCGATTAACTTTACTAGTTTTATTACTTATGTGTCTAACAAAACAATGATGTGTCAACTTTTAAGTGATGTggcatattttttattattaaaaatttacacATGACCACCAACTCATAATTTGACTTGtcaaaaaaagttttaacaaaTTAGACTTATCTCAATCCCCAAATAACCCAAATCCCTTTCCCTTAAATTGCAACGTCAACCTCCATTGTAATAGCAACAACCAAGCCACGACTACCGTAGACCTCATCATGAAGTAAAAATCTCACGTTGGTCTCCACGATGACAACAAATATTGACAAATCAACTGGGTCAAGAAGAAAATTCTATATAGGTGTTTTACTCAAAATCTCAAACGTTTCAAGAAGAAAGTTgatttggttattttatttatatattcttacTAGCTATTTGTAAAGATCCAAGTGTTAGACTCTTTCAATTATGCAGGCCTATGGAAtcttgaaacattttttttttctattatatacaCTTggttcaaataaaatattaaaattgggaaaaaatggtttcttttatataatatgGATCTTCTATGTAATTAGCTATAGGTTTGAACAATGAAGTCAACCCATTCTTTGGTAATGACGAAGTAGAGGAGACTATCAATGCTTTTTGAAGTCAATCCATTCTTTGTATAGATTTGGATCTATTATGTTGCTTGTAGAGGATCATTATGGGGTCGTTGTAGCTTTTGTCAAGAGTTGTGGAGTTTGGTAATAACATTTGGATTTTGCTACAAAGTCTGCAATGGTTGTGGCTGTAGGTGTTTTACTCAAAATCTCAAACGTTTCAAGAAGAAAGTTgatttggttattttatttatatatttttactagcTATTTGTAAAGATCCAAGTGTTAGACTCTTTCAATTATGCAGGCTTATGGAAtcttgaaacatttttttttctattatatacaGTTGGttcaaatcaaatattaaaattggaaaaaatggtttcttttatataaatatggattttttatgttgtttttatgGGTCTGAACAATGAAGTCAACCCATTCTTTGGCAATAAAGAAGTTGAGGAGAATATCAATGCTTTTTGAAGCCGATCTATTCTTTGTATAGATCTGATTCTATTATGTTGCTTGTAGAGGATCATTAGGTCGTTGTAGTTTTTGTCAGGAGTTATGGAGTTTGGTAATAAGATTTGGATTTTGCTATGAAGTCTGCAATGGTTGTGGCTCAATATTTGGAATTGCTGGGGAGGTTGGTATGGAGGTTCTGGTTAAAAGGATTTGGGTTGTTTGGGGATTGGAATAAGTCTAATCGGAAAAAAGAGTTTGACAATTTTGATTGTGAGTTGGTGATTAtgtgtaatttttaaataataaaaaatatgtcaTGTCACTTAAAAATTGACATGTCACTTAAAAATTGACATGTCATTGTTCTATTAGAcacaaaagtaataaaaaaactaacCGAAGTTAATAGAAGGACTAATACaactcatttttaaaacttaggGCCTAATAGAGCTCACTTAAAACTTGAGAGACTGATTGCACTCACAGAGAAACTTTAAGGACCAACAATGTAGTTTTGCCAACATACAAACATGTGAGTAAGAATGAATACAAACACATGAgcaagaaaacataaaaaaatattgagtattAAGTAAATTACATTTGCTTATACATCGAAGAGAAAGATGGAGGGGAAGATAAgacatttatttatgttttgttttggcAACTGGGTTGcagtttagaaaaaaataaagatatatgGTAGTGCCTAAATTTATGGATGGGAAgttataataatagttttatatatgagtgtttttttattcaaaataacgaagaaaatatttgaaaaaataaaaacaaaaaacgtgAGATTAGGAGTAAGGAaactacaaataaaaaataaaaaataaaaacaaacggTTAAGTCTTGATAAAGGGGGGAAGTCTTGAAAACGTGGGCTTAGCATTCAGAGTGATTGAAGGTATATGAGAAGTTAGAGCAATTTAAATCTTTGAATACAAAGCAATCTTATTTTGTAGACACTGATTTACTCAAAGTTAGAGATGCATTTTTACTTAGTTATCCCCAAGTTTTATCTTTACTTAAATTAAAagtgtaggatttttttttttaccacagAATTGTTCATTCCAAACAAAAGAAGCcttttaaatagtagtatagaagaagaaaaaaaaattgtaatgatTAGGGTCAAATGAGTAAAactataaatttcaaaatcctaaatctagatatagatatatatatatatatatatatatatatatatatatatatatatattaatattttaaaaaaggcACAGATGATTTACCTCCTACTATGTTGGCTTAACCTCTTTAAAAGAatctagcctctgagcacgcactCACGCGCATGCTCAGatgcttttctattttttggataaaagttaataatttgcatctattataaattgggattactacatttttcaataacaaaaatacctaggagtgtgatgagtgttatgtgtttgtaccaaatattaaaattattaacatttttccATGCATAATACTCATTGCACTTctaggtatttttgtaattaaaaatgtagtaatcccaatttataatagatgcaaattattaacttttactcaaaaaatagaaaaacctctactataaaagaaaagaaaaaaaaaaactaacttttttttttatttaaataccaACTGCTTATTCCATTTCCACATACACATCTACACATTTACctcattttttgtaaaatttagcACATCAATTTGAGGcaattttcttcttaattttatttttaaagataactttttgaaaaataaaaaatagaaacaagaTTCCATTATGCACAAAATTACACTAGGTGGGTTACTAAACTCGGTCTTACCACCACAAAGTAGGCCAGCCCTTCCCTTAGGCAagttaggcaattgcctaaggcccccaagtggaagggaggcccccaaattttttttttaaaaaaaggggtagtagggaaaaaaaatttagtatcagatttaaaccaaaaaaaattagtattagatttaaacaaaaaaaaattagtatcagATGAATTACAAAAATCTGGTATatctttttaaccaaaaaacaaaaattttggtaaatctAGTTAAATATTGTTATCCTctggacaaaccaaaaatcatctAGATAAACTACAAATCCAGTCTAAGAGATTAACCACAAAAtaatcacaaatcaaaacaaataaaataattcagaccctaaaaattttatctttctctctgctctccgcctctctctgtctctcatttTCTCTGATTCTCTCCACTCTACTGTTCACTTGAATCACTTCCCATCTGCTCAATAGGCAACAGCTCAAGCAACTGAACTGAAGCAAGGCAGTAAGCTTGGATGGCTGGACTGCCTCGACACCTCCCTCATCAGTCCACCTCACCGCCTTTCTCATTCTTTCTCCGAATCTGCTCTCCGCCTCCCTCATCACTCATCAGTCAACTGCTCACCACTCACGAACTCACCAGCCGTTCACTTCATCTTCaggtataaattataaatatttgggtTCCGGTTTGGGCACTACTTGTATtcttgtaaatttgtaataagaTTGAGATTGGGCCCTGGTGCTGGTTTTGTAACAGTTTTGGGcctttaagtttttgtttttttaatgattcaacccttttattttttcaatgatTCAAACGTATTTGTAATGATTCAacccttttttttgggattataaATAGGatatgttttgtgtttttttgtgggTGGGTACTATAAATTAATAAGCCTAGTGTTAAagttgtgcttaaatttttgttatgcttgtgttttttttttttttttgttaaattttaatattgtgtttatatatatatatatatatatatatatatatatatatatatatatatatatatattagttagtggtaatatattaaataagtctttatttatgcaggttgaaattgttaaaaacttgttattgttcggtgaaactacaacaatactttctatataaatcaggttctatttctcatttgctctacacttgaaagttattttttattttagtctttataaatatattgtttgattagaaatgtctactagaaaatatgcatttggatatgaaaaacttaaaaaaagaaaaaaagaaaaagaaaaattaattgagtctcaaaaaggatcattggataaatttgttattagtaataaacaaaatataacacaaaatttagatgaaaatatcacaaatgggcaagaaattcaccaaaaagagttagaagataatgaaatgatacaattgcaagataacaatgatgttcaattttgcaatacaacaaatcttgataatgaacttcaaaataatttagaagagttagatttattatgatcatgatgtttattatgatattgatggtttagatttattttcagagttaaacattttaaaagaaattttacaaataaaagattatactccaattgacatactaaattatataaaaaaattaaattcattccCAAATACATGCATTGCTTATAAGATTTTACTAACAATACTTGTTATAGTAGCTTCTgcagaaagaagtttttcaaaattaaaattaataaaatcatatctaagatTGACAATATcccaagaaagattaagtggattaACTATATTATTGATTGAAAAGgagatgttagaagaacttgaatacaaaaatttaattagtcaatttgcatttcaaaaggcaagaaaaatatattttaaatgaaatatattataatataaaaatattaaataaacattaatttaattaatatataggtataaaaaatgccaaatttttagttctcgccttaggccccaaaatgtctagggccAGCCTGCCACAAACAATCCACAATCTATCATGGTTAGGATCTGGCAAAAGAATGAGAAAGGTCCCTGTTATTATGCtctctttttaatcttttttttttttttttaatttttttaaggattcaTCACTCATGCAGTCATGCTTGAATATTTGTGTGCTTAGTTTTGTTGCTTTGGGTATACGATGAGTTTTTGTTTGTTATCGTTAGGTTTCTCaaagctttattttttataaatacaacCATGCACCCAAAAAAATGGTGGTTCATCGAGAAAGAAGACGAGGATTTGGCAGTTGGTTCCTGATGAGTTTGGGTAggtcacttcttcttcttcttcttttttttttctttttttaaatggctcttccttctttattttttttgcagatTTTATCTTTGAGGTCTTAGAAGTATGCTTGCAGCTGAACATTTGTAGTTTTATAAATTCCTTTcatcaaatgtttttttatttatattattatgtaagaattttttaaagtaaaatttgtagtcCCAGATTTAGCACttcggaaaaaaaaatccttcatgTGTAAGTTATATTTTATGGGCGTGTTCAgaaacttttctattttttttcttctgaagGTTAATAATTTGAGATTGCTATATTTTCCAATCATAAAAATACTCATGgtgtgatgagtgttatgcatttgtggataaaataatttttttcatttaaatctaATCATAACCCTAGGTAATTAGAAAACGTAGAAATTTCGAATTATAataaactagtcgctaacctgtgcgatgcacggaaaaattattgactttgaaaaaaaatccgAAAATGAGTAAATAGACATTGTGCTAGCTagatagtttattttttaaaaaatgaagaaatatttaacttctatacTTTTCCATAGTTTAGAAGTGTTGTTTAACATTGAACGTTATTGAGTTGCAAGTGCATAATTACCGAAACCTACAAAgtaatttacaattcttaaattaataaagcaaaactcTCAATagttatatacacacacatactcaaaactaatataaactgCAAATATATGAACAAAGACCATGATATGAGGAAAACACACTgagtttcaaatttgagtagTAATATGACTTTTTCatagtaataacaatatagacaattcaaaatatggaacaatatcaaaattataatacctaattccattatattttatgttgaattcaaacaaataattaattgaaattaatccaaacaaataattaatcaaacaaaaatcatagctcttaataggaaaacaaaaaatcacatgaacctaaataaaagGTATTTAAGatgaagaattaagatcaacccCAAGACTAAAAACTtcaaccaaattcaacaaatttatatataacataccaaataaaattttatctttcccTAAGCTGGAAGACATAAGTTGCagctttgatttttctccaatAAAATAGAGATACTTTATCTGCcatgtacaatataaaaaataaaaaaaaattagtagaaatttcaagCTAAAAACCAAACCCATGAAAGCAATGTCCATATAAATATGGAGAAGaacccaaatactcaaaaaaaaaatcaattttaaacataacaaaagaataagatagaaagaaaatcttAG
This genomic stretch from Castanea sativa cultivar Marrone di Chiusa Pesio chromosome 9, ASM4071231v1 harbors:
- the LOC142610319 gene encoding PRA1 family protein A1-like, whose product is MDWGNVTAEDLIDALREVDWSSPPRPLSEFFSRFTIPRSYAKWSSRLKCNLYYYRTNYFILITVILGLGFIRRPLAIVAAFLTALSIAFLNDSFAGTFSEKATRTVRQFSPHLAAKMRPPLTPVIRGRPSAKRAIYICGRPRWVFVFIFATVSFILWFVSCGLLTVLWALAIGLLVTILHASFRTPNLKARLNTFREEFRAVWRNYSEL